One genomic region from Populus nigra chromosome 8, ddPopNigr1.1, whole genome shotgun sequence encodes:
- the LOC133702183 gene encoding ras-related protein RABH1b-like: protein MAPVSALAKYKLVFLGDQSVGKTSIITRFMYDKFDNTYQATIGIDFLSKTMYLEDRTIRLQLWDTAGQERFRSLIPSYIRDSSVAVIVFDVASRQSFLNTSKWIEEVRTERGSDVIIVLVGNKTDLVEKRQVSIEEGEAKARELNVMFIETSAKAGFNIKPLFRKIAAALPGMEALSSTKQEDMVDVNLKSTGGSASQTQAQSGGCAC from the exons atggcaCCAGTCTCAGCTCTTGCAAAGTACAAACTGGTCTTCTTGGGAGACCAATCAGTCGGTAAAACAAGCATCATCACTCGTTTCATGTATGATAAATTTGATAACACCTACCAG GCTACCATTGGCATTGATTTTCTATCAAAGACCATGTACCTCGAAGACAGAACTATTCGTTTGCAGTTGTG GGATACAGCTGGACAAGAAAGATTCAGAAGCCTCATTCCAAGTTACATTAGAGATTCCTCAGTTGCTGTCATTGTATTTGACGTTGCAA GTCGGCAATCCTTTCTGAATACTTCAAAATGGATTGAAGAGGTTCGCACTGAGAGGGGCAGCGACGTCATCATTGTCCTTGTTGGGAACAAAACTGACCTTGTGGAGAAAAG GCAAGTTTCTATAGAAGAAGGAGAAGCTAAAGCTCGTGAACTTAATGTCATGTTTATTGAAACTAGTGCAAAAGCTGGTTTTAATATCAAG CCTTTGTTCCGAAAAATTGCTGCAGCGTTGCCAGGAATGGAGGCACTTTCTTCAACAAAACAAGAGGACATGGTTGATGTGAACCTAAAGTCTACTGGTGGATCTGCCTCCCAGACTCAGGCGCAGTCAGGTGGATGTGCTTGTTGA
- the LOC133700558 gene encoding nuclear intron maturase 2, mitochondrial-like isoform X1 → MHRRLAIFTYKVLVNTNPIPITTATSTTLLYSQCNPLNPRTNGFAFFRLLSFTPGHRRAQDPDDPSNLMKEDGVSVCSQMWIENFREPDRIVSNLTTYLRRFELWVLAYQKVCADDMGAYMPRSAIQRSALEDLLALRNAVLDNRFKWGARLDFLIKSPKDKTDYQSLSKRKIKAILTTTQPAAFQDKIVQEVLFMILEPIYEARFSQKSFAFRPGRNAHTVLRVIRRNFAGYLWYIKGDFSTILDGMKAGLVISALMRDVRDKKVIDLIKAALTTPVITSRMEEPKKKTKRKYQKKRVLAEDEPKPDPYWLDTFFGFAPEEAEKIPSWGHSGILSPLLANICLDELDQWMEGKLKEFYRPSKSDVIWNSPEGEAEQGNTSWPEFVPTSGPDKTRKMDYVRYGGHILIGVRGPRADAATLRKQLIEFVDQKYMLKVDNESLPIEHITKGIMFLDHVLCRRVVYPTLRYTATGGKIISEKGVGTLLSVTASLKQCIKQFRKLNFLKGDKDPDPQPCFRMFHATQSHTNAQMNKFLSTMVEWFRYADNRKKIVNFCSYIIRGSLAKLYAAKYKLRSRAKVYKIGSRNLSRPLKEKKGSSPDYHNLLRMGLAESIDGLQYTRMSLVPETDYTPFPSNWIPDHEKALLEYISLDDPKTLEDQRCSIRKQGLVSSQDYISMLVWNYKRNAIAMDQLSLIKSGGNNTEKEQQLLLGSDKDTYDQKSKEEEEHEDGFDVAEI, encoded by the coding sequence ATGCATCGTCGCCTTGCAATATTCACCTACAAAGTCCTCGTTAACACTAACCCTATTCCAATCACAACAGCCACCAGCACTACCCTTTTGTACTCTCAATGCAATCCCTTAAACCCTAGGACGAATGGGTTTGCTTTCTTTCGCTTACTATCTTTCACTCCGGGGCACAGGCGTGCGCAGGACCCTGATGACCCATCCAACCTGATGAAGGAAGATGGTGTCTCAGTTTGCTCTCAAATGTGGATAGAGAATTTTCGAGAACCAGATAGAATTGTAAGCAATTTGACCACTTATCTTCGCCGTTTTGAACTGTGGGTATTGGCTTATCAGAAAGTGTGTGCTGATGACATGGGAGCCTATATGCCCCGTAGTGCGATACAAAGGTCTGCATTGGAGGACTTGTTAGCTCTTAGAAATGCAGTTCTTGATAATAGGTTTAAGTGGGGTGCTAGGTTGGATTTTCTTATAAAGTCTCCGAAGGATAAGACTGACTATCAATCTTTGTCAAAGAGGAAGATTAAGGCAATTTTGACAACCACACAACCGGCAGCATTTCAAGATAAGATAGTTCAGGAGGTGTTATTTATGATTTTGGAGCCGATATATGAAGCACGGTTTTCACAAAAGTCTTTTGCTTTTAGACCTGGTAGAAATGCACATACGGTGTTGAGGGTGATTAGGAGGAATTTTGCTGGGTATCTGTGGTATATAAAAGGGGATTTCAGCACCATATTGGATGGAATGAAGGCGGGGTTAGTGATAAGTGCTTTAATGAGGGATGTGAGGGATAAGAAAGTGATTGATTTGATAAAGGCAGCATTGACTACCCCTGTGATCACGAGTCGCATGGAAGAGCcaaagaagaagacgaagaggAAGTATCAAAAAAAGAGGGTTTTGGCAGAGGATGAGCCAAAGCCAGATCCATATTGGTTAGACACCTTTTTTGGGTTTGCACCAGAGGAGGCAGAGAAGATTCCTTCATGGGGACACTCTGGGATACTCAGTCCTCTTTTGGCTAACATCTGCTTAGATGAATTGGACCAGTGGATGGAGGGTAAGCTTAAGGAGTTTTATCGTCCTTCAAAGAGTGATGTCATATGGAATAGTCCAGAAGGGGAAGCAGAACAGGGGAATACATCCTGGCCAGAATTTGTGCCGACAAGTGGCCCAGACAAAACTAGGAAGATGGATTATGTAAGATACGGGGGTCACATCCTGATTGGTGTGCGAGGACCGAGAGCAGATGCAGCCACATTGAGGAAGCAATTGATTGAGTTTGTTGATCAGAAATACATGCTCAAGGTTGACAATGAGAGCCTCCCAATTGAGCACATAACTAAAGGTATAATGTTTCTTGATCATGTATTGTGCCGAAGAGTTGTGTATCCAACTCTACGGTACACTGCCACTGGTGGGAAGATCATTAGTGAAAAAGGTGTGGGCACCCTTTTGTCAGTCACAGCAAGCTTGAAACAATGCATTAAGCAATTTAGGAAGTTGAACTTTCTGAAGGGGGACAAGGATCCAGACCCACAGCCTTGTTTTAGAATGTTCCATGCCACTCAATCTCATACAAATGCACAAATGAACAAATTTTTGTCAACAATGGTTGAGTGGTTTAGATATGCTGACAATCGGAAGAAAATTGTGAACTTCTGTTCATACATTATAAGGGGTTCACTTGCAAAGCTATATGCTGCAAAATACAAGCTGCGTTCACGTGCAAAGGTGTATAAGATTGGTTCCCGGAATCTGAGTCGTCCtttgaaggagaagaaaggGTCTTCACCTGACTACCACAATTTGCTACGAATGGGCCTCGCCGAGTCAATTGATGGGCTTCAGTACACCAGGATGTCTCTTGTACCTGAGACTGATTACACCCCATTTCCAAGTAATTGGATACCTGATCATGAGAAGGCATTGCTTGAATATATAAGCCTTGATGATCCAAAAACTCTCGAGGATCAACGATGTAGCATTAGAAAGCAAGGTCTGGTTTCATCTCAGGACTACATTTCAATGCTTGTTTGGAACTACAAGCGAAACGCTATTGCAATGGATCAGCTTTCCCTCATAAAAAGTGGTGGAAATAACACAGAAAAAGAACAACAGTTGCTTTTGGGCTCTGATAAAGATACTTATGATCAGAAAagcaaagaagaggaagaacatGAAGATGGGTTTGACGTGGCAGAAATCTAA
- the LOC133700558 gene encoding nuclear intron maturase 2, mitochondrial-like isoform X2 yields the protein MKEDGVSVCSQMWIENFREPDRIVSNLTTYLRRFELWVLAYQKVCADDMGAYMPRSAIQRSALEDLLALRNAVLDNRFKWGARLDFLIKSPKDKTDYQSLSKRKIKAILTTTQPAAFQDKIVQEVLFMILEPIYEARFSQKSFAFRPGRNAHTVLRVIRRNFAGYLWYIKGDFSTILDGMKAGLVISALMRDVRDKKVIDLIKAALTTPVITSRMEEPKKKTKRKYQKKRVLAEDEPKPDPYWLDTFFGFAPEEAEKIPSWGHSGILSPLLANICLDELDQWMEGKLKEFYRPSKSDVIWNSPEGEAEQGNTSWPEFVPTSGPDKTRKMDYVRYGGHILIGVRGPRADAATLRKQLIEFVDQKYMLKVDNESLPIEHITKGIMFLDHVLCRRVVYPTLRYTATGGKIISEKGVGTLLSVTASLKQCIKQFRKLNFLKGDKDPDPQPCFRMFHATQSHTNAQMNKFLSTMVEWFRYADNRKKIVNFCSYIIRGSLAKLYAAKYKLRSRAKVYKIGSRNLSRPLKEKKGSSPDYHNLLRMGLAESIDGLQYTRMSLVPETDYTPFPSNWIPDHEKALLEYISLDDPKTLEDQRCSIRKQGLVSSQDYISMLVWNYKRNAIAMDQLSLIKSGGNNTEKEQQLLLGSDKDTYDQKSKEEEEHEDGFDVAEI from the coding sequence ATGAAGGAAGATGGTGTCTCAGTTTGCTCTCAAATGTGGATAGAGAATTTTCGAGAACCAGATAGAATTGTAAGCAATTTGACCACTTATCTTCGCCGTTTTGAACTGTGGGTATTGGCTTATCAGAAAGTGTGTGCTGATGACATGGGAGCCTATATGCCCCGTAGTGCGATACAAAGGTCTGCATTGGAGGACTTGTTAGCTCTTAGAAATGCAGTTCTTGATAATAGGTTTAAGTGGGGTGCTAGGTTGGATTTTCTTATAAAGTCTCCGAAGGATAAGACTGACTATCAATCTTTGTCAAAGAGGAAGATTAAGGCAATTTTGACAACCACACAACCGGCAGCATTTCAAGATAAGATAGTTCAGGAGGTGTTATTTATGATTTTGGAGCCGATATATGAAGCACGGTTTTCACAAAAGTCTTTTGCTTTTAGACCTGGTAGAAATGCACATACGGTGTTGAGGGTGATTAGGAGGAATTTTGCTGGGTATCTGTGGTATATAAAAGGGGATTTCAGCACCATATTGGATGGAATGAAGGCGGGGTTAGTGATAAGTGCTTTAATGAGGGATGTGAGGGATAAGAAAGTGATTGATTTGATAAAGGCAGCATTGACTACCCCTGTGATCACGAGTCGCATGGAAGAGCcaaagaagaagacgaagaggAAGTATCAAAAAAAGAGGGTTTTGGCAGAGGATGAGCCAAAGCCAGATCCATATTGGTTAGACACCTTTTTTGGGTTTGCACCAGAGGAGGCAGAGAAGATTCCTTCATGGGGACACTCTGGGATACTCAGTCCTCTTTTGGCTAACATCTGCTTAGATGAATTGGACCAGTGGATGGAGGGTAAGCTTAAGGAGTTTTATCGTCCTTCAAAGAGTGATGTCATATGGAATAGTCCAGAAGGGGAAGCAGAACAGGGGAATACATCCTGGCCAGAATTTGTGCCGACAAGTGGCCCAGACAAAACTAGGAAGATGGATTATGTAAGATACGGGGGTCACATCCTGATTGGTGTGCGAGGACCGAGAGCAGATGCAGCCACATTGAGGAAGCAATTGATTGAGTTTGTTGATCAGAAATACATGCTCAAGGTTGACAATGAGAGCCTCCCAATTGAGCACATAACTAAAGGTATAATGTTTCTTGATCATGTATTGTGCCGAAGAGTTGTGTATCCAACTCTACGGTACACTGCCACTGGTGGGAAGATCATTAGTGAAAAAGGTGTGGGCACCCTTTTGTCAGTCACAGCAAGCTTGAAACAATGCATTAAGCAATTTAGGAAGTTGAACTTTCTGAAGGGGGACAAGGATCCAGACCCACAGCCTTGTTTTAGAATGTTCCATGCCACTCAATCTCATACAAATGCACAAATGAACAAATTTTTGTCAACAATGGTTGAGTGGTTTAGATATGCTGACAATCGGAAGAAAATTGTGAACTTCTGTTCATACATTATAAGGGGTTCACTTGCAAAGCTATATGCTGCAAAATACAAGCTGCGTTCACGTGCAAAGGTGTATAAGATTGGTTCCCGGAATCTGAGTCGTCCtttgaaggagaagaaaggGTCTTCACCTGACTACCACAATTTGCTACGAATGGGCCTCGCCGAGTCAATTGATGGGCTTCAGTACACCAGGATGTCTCTTGTACCTGAGACTGATTACACCCCATTTCCAAGTAATTGGATACCTGATCATGAGAAGGCATTGCTTGAATATATAAGCCTTGATGATCCAAAAACTCTCGAGGATCAACGATGTAGCATTAGAAAGCAAGGTCTGGTTTCATCTCAGGACTACATTTCAATGCTTGTTTGGAACTACAAGCGAAACGCTATTGCAATGGATCAGCTTTCCCTCATAAAAAGTGGTGGAAATAACACAGAAAAAGAACAACAGTTGCTTTTGGGCTCTGATAAAGATACTTATGATCAGAAAagcaaagaagaggaagaacatGAAGATGGGTTTGACGTGGCAGAAATCTAA